A window of the Falco rusticolus isolate bFalRus1 chromosome 1, bFalRus1.pri, whole genome shotgun sequence genome harbors these coding sequences:
- the TSSK2 gene encoding testis-specific serine/threonine-protein kinase 2 has product MDDALVLGEKGYVLSNTLGEGSFGKVKSAYCNSLKCNVAIKIIDKRKSPQDFLKRFLPREIEALRCLHHPSIIKTYEIFETSAGKVYIVMELGEKGDLLDYIKNTGAMEEDITRIKFQQLVSAIKHCHDLDFAHRDLKCENILLDKDLNIKLSDFGFSKFLSRDKHGRTILSKTFCGSAAYAAPEVLQGIPCDPRISDIWSLGVILYTMVYALMPFDDSNVRKMICIQKQHRISFPNSKYLTAECKDLIYHLLQPNVSQRLCIDEVLKHSWLQTPKSTTPSPLLAAEEGERSQNLCEGKPEHEQQGRSHSPEREGEENETGSS; this is encoded by the coding sequence aTGGATGATGCTCTGGTGCTTGGAGAGAAAGGCTACGTCCTGAGCAACACGCTAGGAGAAGGCTCTTTCGGCAAAGTGAAATCTGCCTACTGCAACTCCTTGAAATGCAATGTGGCCATCAAGATAATTGACAAGAGGAAAAGTCCTCAGGACTTCCTGAAAAGATTTCTCCCCAGGGAAATTGAGGCTTTGAGATGTTTGCACCACCCCTCAATCATCAAAACCTATGAGATTTTTGAGACATCAGCTGGAAAAGTGTACATTGTGATGGAGCTGGGGGAAAAGGGAGACCTCCTAGACTACATTAAGAACACAGGAGCTATGGAAGAGGACATCACTCGCATCAAGTTTCAGCAGCTGGTTTCTGCCATCAAGCATTGCCACGACTTAGACTTTGCTCATAGGGACCTGAAATGTGAGAACATCCTTCTTGACAAAGACCTCAACATCAAGCTGTCAGATTTCGGCTTTTCCAAATTCTTGTCTCGGGACAAACACGGAAGAACTATTCTCAGCAAAACCTTCTGTGGGTCTGCTGCGTACGCAGCCCCTGAAGTGCTACAGGGCATTCCCTGTGACCCCAGGATTTCCGACATATGGAGCCTGGGTGTCATCCTGTATACAATGGTCTATGCTTTAATGCCATTTGATGATTCCAATGTCAGGAAAATGATCTGTATTCAGAAACAACACAGGATTTCCTTCCCCAACTCAAAATATCTGACTGCGGAGTGCAAGGACCTCATTTACCACTTACTCCAGCCCAATGTGTCTCAGAGGTTGTGCATAGATGAAGTTTTGAAACACTCATGGTTGCAGACTCCAAAATCCACAACCCCTTCCCCTCTGCTAGCTGCAGAAGAGGGTGAGCGTTCCCAAAACCTGTGTGAAGGAAAGCCTGAGCACGAGCAGCAAGGCAGATCCCACTCtccagaaagggaaggagaggagaatgAAACTGGATCTTCTTAA